The proteins below come from a single Verrucomicrobiia bacterium genomic window:
- a CDS encoding VOC family protein: protein MANIVWFEIGADNVERAKKFYGSLFGWKIEKMPGDMEYWHLDTGGSDDTPDGGIMKRKEPQQGITNYIGVPSVDEFAAKVQKLGGKICMPKTAVPQMGYFAICQDTENNAFGLWQMDRDAK from the coding sequence ATGGCGAACATTGTATGGTTTGAAATCGGAGCGGACAATGTCGAGCGCGCGAAGAAGTTTTACGGGTCGTTGTTCGGCTGGAAAATCGAGAAGATGCCGGGAGACATGGAGTACTGGCATCTGGACACGGGCGGCAGCGATGACACGCCCGATGGTGGAATCATGAAGCGCAAGGAGCCGCAACAGGGGATCACCAACTACATTGGCGTGCCGTCGGTGGACGAGTTCGCGGCGAAAGTCCAGAAACTCGGCGGCAAAATCTGTATGCCCAAGACAGCGGTGCCGCAGATGGGGTACTTCGCGATCTGTCAGGACACGGAGAACAACGCGTTCGGCCTCTGGCAGATGGACAGAGACGCGAAGTAG
- a CDS encoding response regulator, producing MAFTDVLVVEDDPVSRRILSRDLSRLLYTVSEACDGAEAWSIFQSKPFQIIVSDWMMPQMDGLELCHRIRGRDDGNYTYFIMLTVRRENEDYREAMASGVDDFLTKPVDREELMIRLRVAKRVIQFATQVRELKTLLPICVHCKKIRSDDDYWEKFETYIHQETGTDFSHGVCPECYERIAKPEMEASLDRMGHDVRHRAP from the coding sequence ATGGCATTTACCGACGTACTTGTCGTTGAAGACGATCCGGTATCGCGGCGAATCTTGAGCCGGGATCTGTCCCGGCTCTTGTATACCGTCTCGGAGGCGTGTGATGGAGCCGAGGCGTGGTCGATTTTTCAATCCAAACCGTTTCAAATTATCGTGAGTGATTGGATGATGCCGCAAATGGACGGATTGGAATTGTGCCACCGTATTCGTGGACGCGACGACGGCAACTACACCTACTTCATCATGCTCACCGTCCGACGAGAGAACGAGGATTATCGCGAGGCCATGGCATCCGGGGTGGACGACTTCCTGACCAAACCCGTCGACCGCGAAGAATTGATGATTCGCTTGCGTGTGGCGAAACGGGTTATCCAGTTTGCGACGCAAGTGCGAGAATTGAAAACGCTGCTGCCAATTTGCGTTCATTGCAAAAAGATCCGCAGCGATGATGATTACTGGGAGAAGTTTGAGACGTATATTCATCAAGAAACCGGTACCGATTTCAGTCACGGAGTTTGCCCTGAGTGCTACGAGAGGATCGCCAAGCCGGAAATGGAAGCTTCTCTCGACCGCATGGGCCATGACGTACGACACCGGGCGCCCTAA
- a CDS encoding septal ring lytic transglycosylase RlpA family protein, whose protein sequence is MMNVSCPAEDQVRTFGVTSRRLFTTARSGLIAFFIVLCLNCHAADRASWYGEESRGLPMANGQRFNPDNLTAASWFFDLGTKVVVIYENRSVVVEITDRGPAKRLLQAGRRIDLSRAAFAKLADPDVGLIDVTVRRQ, encoded by the coding sequence ATGATGAATGTGAGTTGCCCAGCAGAAGATCAAGTTCGAACGTTCGGTGTCACGTCGCGCAGGCTATTCACGACGGCAAGGTCGGGACTTATTGCGTTCTTTATCGTCCTTTGTTTGAACTGTCACGCGGCTGACCGGGCTTCGTGGTATGGGGAAGAGAGTCGCGGCCTGCCGATGGCCAATGGCCAACGGTTCAATCCGGACAACCTCACCGCTGCGTCGTGGTTTTTTGATCTCGGCACGAAGGTGGTGGTTATATATGAAAACCGAAGTGTGGTTGTGGAAATCACGGATCGTGGCCCGGCGAAACGCCTGTTGCAAGCGGGCCGCCGAATCGACCTGAGTCGCGCGGCATTCGCGAAGCTGGCCGACCCGGATGTTGGCCTCATTGACGTGACCGTGAGAAGGCAATGA
- a CDS encoding glycosidase: MRQLHEPLFERHRGNPLLTAADWPYPINTVFNAGATRLADGTTLLLCRVEDRRGHSHLCAARSRNGIDAWEIDPQPTLAPDVERHPEEIWGVEDPRITFVPELKKYAVTYTSYSRGGPGVSLALTEDFKTFERLGVVMPPEDKDAALMPHKIGGYWAMIHRPMTVFGAHIWISYSPDLRHWGSHKMILQARRGGWWDANKIGLSPPPIETSKGWLMIYHGVRQTPSGSLYRLGLALFDRETPERCLRRGDMWIFGPEEPYEREGDVGNVVFPCGFTIGTDGDTVNLYYGAADTCVALATGSIRRLLDWLERTGQPSPVNLG, from the coding sequence ATGAGGCAATTGCACGAACCCCTGTTTGAGCGTCATCGCGGGAACCCGTTGTTGACGGCGGCGGACTGGCCGTATCCCATCAACACTGTTTTCAATGCCGGTGCGACGCGCCTCGCGGATGGCACAACATTATTGTTATGCCGTGTCGAGGATCGTCGTGGTCACTCACACCTCTGCGCGGCCCGTTCGCGCAACGGGATCGACGCCTGGGAGATCGACCCGCAACCAACACTGGCCCCCGACGTGGAACGGCATCCCGAGGAAATCTGGGGCGTTGAAGACCCGCGGATTACGTTCGTGCCTGAATTGAAGAAGTATGCCGTTACCTATACGTCTTATTCCCGCGGCGGGCCGGGGGTTTCGCTGGCGTTAACCGAGGATTTCAAGACCTTCGAACGTTTGGGCGTCGTCATGCCTCCCGAAGACAAGGACGCCGCGTTGATGCCGCACAAGATCGGCGGCTACTGGGCGATGATTCACAGGCCGATGACCGTGTTCGGCGCGCATATCTGGATTTCGTACTCACCCGATTTGCGCCACTGGGGAAGCCACAAAATGATCCTGCAAGCGCGGCGCGGTGGCTGGTGGGACGCCAACAAGATCGGCCTCTCGCCGCCCCCCATTGAGACGTCCAAGGGGTGGCTCATGATCTATCACGGCGTGCGTCAAACGCCGAGCGGATCCTTGTATCGGCTGGGGCTGGCACTATTCGACCGGGAAACCCCCGAACGCTGCCTCCGCCGGGGCGACATGTGGATCTTTGGTCCCGAGGAACCCTACGAGCGTGAGGGCGACGTCGGCAATGTGGTCTTCCCGTGTGGCTTTACGATTGGGACGGATGGCGACACCGTAAACCTCTACTACGGTGCGGCTGATACGTGTGTGGCTCTGGCGACGGGAAGCATTCGCCGGCTGCTCGACTGGCTGGAGCGCACCGGCCAGCCCAGCCCCGTAAATCTTGGCTAG